aggattgggttcacaaacagggcatatatagacatagactcaatttacaagataatggttggaatgcgagtcttaacaagtaatcaagtctttataggtgcagacaatgcgcgtggagagagggttaagcacaggttagagaggtgtgaattgtttccagccaggacagttagtgagattttgcaagcctaggcaagtcgtgggggttacagataatgtgatatgaacccaagatcccggttgaggccatcctcatgcatgtggaacttggctatcagtttttgctctgcgattctgcgttgtcgtgtgtcttgaaggccaccttggagaacacttacccgaagattggaggctgaatagcctcgactgctgaggtgttccccccgactggaagggaacacgcctgcttggtgattgtcacCACTcgacaggataaaataaatgtctttcatcagcttttgtggatcatttcagtggaaatgtgctctccgaatctcaaagagcatcagcccactggaagcaaagtcgtgagaccggccagtccagcagaaataaaccctccgaccctcctaCTTCACCAACtgccagaatgaacatggttcagtcctggatgcgaTCAACAgcggcaataacagcagaatccaacccctgtcatcacttgtgaactctctggtgtctcAGAAGGTAGGATGGCCGAgtgaatccctgtccacactgagagcaagtgaacggtctctccccagtgtgaatccgttcATGTACCCGCAGGTTACATGACGTTctgaacctctttgtgcagtgagagcagctgaacggtctctcctcagtgtgaatgcgctggtggaacaTCAGTTCCTGAGGTCTTTTGAagctgctcccacagtcagagcatttaaagggtctctcattggtgtgagtgactttgtgtctcaacaggttggataactgagtgaatcccttcccacacacagagcaggtgaatggcctctcatcagtgtgaacttgttggtgtgtcCGAAGGCTGGATAACctaatgaatccctccccacactgagagcaggtgaacggtctctctccagtgtgaccccGTTGGTGTGTCCgaaggctggataaccgagtgaatcccttcccacacacagagcagctgaacggcctctccccagtgtgaactgatTGATGTGTCTGAAGGTtgtataaccgagtgaatcccttcccacacacagaacaagtgaacggtctctctccagtgtgactgcgacGGTGagattccagctgagatgggcgcacgtatcctttcccacagtctccacatttccaccgtttttccatggtgcgggtgtccttgtgtctctccagatcAGACTATCAGTTCAAGCCTCACACAGAACACCTGTATGAACTATCTCCGTTGTGAAGTGAGCAATGTGTTTTTTAGGCTGGGTGCTGGATTTAAaaattccacagtcagtgcactggaacactctcactcaggtgtatgtgtgtgattatCCAGTCACGCTGATGTCGAAAActttctgaagcagacagaactgAAAAGCATTTATCCTTCTGGAtttaaaggccgatgatattcaggtcccaatgaatTGAGAGACTTTATCAGATGTTGATCTGaagtttggtttcagatttctgtctgtaaaaccTCAACTTCTGATATCACCAAGACATCTTTTCAAAGCGACAGACTGGACAAatctttctccttctagatttaaAGGCCGATGacattcaggtcccaaggaatatgacttttgtcagatctagatgtgacgtttgagatttctacTATGATCTTCTTTCAATATCCTATAAAATGAGTTTAcacaagtcatcagtgtcagcacaggatagaaattcagatcagacaattctagtttctatagaagattctttcctctctcattccccaaaagttgtaaatctccatcccacacactctccctccattctcactctgctgtatctaatattcaccctcccaattctcctgaaggtgctgattcaggcaGATTGACACATCCATGCTCACAGCTTCATGCCCTGGACACAGagtgctgaaaatctccatgcaggctgccagatatATGTCCCTGTGACTAGATTAAAAATGTGTTTAATTGATAGGATTGTTTCAGATGGTGAAAATACAGcataatagagtcatagattcatagaggtttacagcatggaaacaggccatttggccctactTGTCCATACTGCTCCTTTTTTTGaagcccctaagctagtcccaattgcctgcatttggcccatatccctctacacacatcttacccatgtaactgtctgaatgctttcgtacctgcctctggcagcttgttccagacactcaccaccgtctgtgtgaaaaaattgcccctctggacccttttgtatctctcccccctcaccttaaacctatgccctctagttttagacccccctacctttgagaaaagatattgactttctcgctgatctctgcccctcattattttatagagctctacaagatcacccctcagccttctacgctccagagaaaaaagtcccagtctatcaagcctctccttacaactcaaaccatcaagtcccggtaacatcctaataaatctcttctgcactttctagtttaataatatcctttctataatcatagaaaccctacagtgcagaaacaggccatttggcccatcgagtctgcaccgaccacaatcccacccaggccctacccccatattcctacatatttacccactaatccctctaacctacacatctcaggacactaagggacaattttagcatggccaatcaacctaacccgcacatctttggactgtgggaggaaaccggagcacccggaggaaacccacacagacacgaggagaatgtgcaaactccacacagacagtgacccaagccaggaatttgctaaccactgtgctaccgtgccgcccagtgggtgaccagaattgcacacagtattccaagtgtggtcttaccaatgtcttgtacaacttcaacaagatgtcccagctcctgtattccaagcatgccgaatgccttcttcatcactctgtccacctgtgactccactttcaaggagctatgaacctgtactcctagatctctttgttcgtaactctccccaacgccctaccattaactgagtatgttCCTGCAAGTCAACAATTTTCCCCCAATATGAGAAgaaaaggggagaaaagaaagtgttttacctCAGATGTTGGCGATAGGAGGAAGTTTGattctgtctgaagctcaatcttcattcagagacagGAGCAGCAGCGGCTTTGTTGATAACAATGGACGAAGCTCCGTGCAACCACTGAAACAAGGCCCGGACtatgattggttggaggaccagcgccCATCTGGTCGTCCACGTGTTGCTATTGGTTAATCTCCCGCATGTAGACAATGAGGGGGCGGAGCCCGGGCAcacgtggggggtgggcggggctttgactGGCAGTTGCGCTGCGCTGGTAtccaatccgcagtgttttgcttctgtaaccagtgatattgctgccaataGGACGCTGTGTGCTtggaacgcccctctgagtcatcGTGACGGCACAATGAAGCCCtgtctgaatcagccaatagcaatcactctgctccacggtgacgtctccgggttcaggtcgcggacccgggagccccgcccccatccattgttccccagtctgtacattccacacatcttTAATCCAGTCAtagagacatatatctgtctggcagtctgcatggagattttcagctctctgagtccaggacaggatgtggagatgtcggcgttggaacacagtaagaagtctcagaacaccaggtttaagtccaacaggtttatttggtagaagaaGCTTTCGGAATGTCGTTCCTTCTTcatgtgagtgaagagttgtgttcacaaacagggcacatatagatacaaactcaaatttacaagataatgtttggaatgcaggtctttacaggtaatcaagtctttacaggtacagacaatgtgagtggagagaaggttaagcacaggttaaagaggtgtgaattgtctccagccaagacagttagtgagattttgcaagcccaggcaagtcatgcggcttacagatagtgtgacatgaacccaagatcccggttgaggccgccctcatgtgtgcggaacttggctatcagtttttgctcggcgattctgcgttttcgtgtgtcgtgaaggtcgccttggagaacgcttagccgaagatcagaggctcaccagttcaccagattctctatctcatccctgtactctgtctcgtattATTTGAactctgacccactatggtggtgtcatcagcaaacttgaaaatcaagttggaagggaatttgaccacacagtcatacgtgtataaggagtatagtagggggctgagaacacagctttgtggggcactggtattgaggatgatcatggaagaggtgttgttgcctatgcttgctgattgtggtctgtgggttaggaagttcaggatccagtcgcacagGGAGAA
Above is a genomic segment from Mustelus asterias chromosome 23, sMusAst1.hap1.1, whole genome shotgun sequence containing:
- the LOC144510520 gene encoding uncharacterized protein LOC144510520, whose translation is MEKPWKCRDCGKKLRSPSLLERHRRSHTGERPFTCSSCRKGFTDSSTLLRHQRLHTGERPFPCSMCGKGFTQSSHLQTHQQVHIGERPFTCSQCGKRFTDSSNLLSHQRVHTGERPFTCSQCGKGFSHSSNLLKHERVHTGERPFTCSVCGKGFTQLSHLQKHQQVHNGERPFTCSVCGKGFTRLYNLQTHQSVHTGERPFSCSVCGKGFTRLSSLRTHQRGHTGERPFTCSQCGEGFIRLSSLRTHQQVHTDERPFTCSVCGKGFTQLSNLLRHKVTHTNERPFKCSDCGSSFKRPQELMFHQRIHTEERPFSCSHCTKRFRTSCNLRVHERIHTGERPFTCSQCGQGFTRPSYLLRHQRVHK